The following proteins are encoded in a genomic region of Limanda limanda chromosome 22, fLimLim1.1, whole genome shotgun sequence:
- the zbtb4 gene encoding zinc finger and BTB domain-containing protein 4 — MVSSEKVWDPLHAGLIQSPLSEQHLAPGLTPRPHTAAKDATCHQSQRLTPWTSPPLSLVALDALPAVPSSSPLHPPVNLYGLQKIEGLHKPAWSCGVASQSEEEEEEEEEEEGETEQLEMKGKRHGGRGEAMMEDRLEDMVDGPKNAKITLSFPLSAAPLPASLTSPNHCRSSSSSSPSPHRRRPSSKSSDEGSLWKLDATMDVKHRPFKPPRHDSSPSSSPSSSSSPMTVHALIRKDIKSPPPLKCSKLNPETQFQRSPPRSSSGSLGACYGVDGWDERHRIANGTVSPSQTAQILFSLGTSAYQRCGDAERREKITGRPAGKLGSPHGPSLHPPTLHLPPPLPPPPPPPSEGLTAPPHSSSYPPTDSLKPELICGVCHRLFSSASSLTVHMRLHRGSRALSCRFCGKVFIHSKRLQSHEASCKMPGLPSSSLGPPPLTVQPKEEPLEEGEVRVEGGMIVGQADIGKARPGKKARSLLARIQGDDAADAELLAGDEHHFVKVVDGNVIYFCSVCERSYMTLSSLKRHSNVHSWRRKYPCHYCDKVFALAEYRTKHEVWHTGERRYQCIFCWDAFATYYNLKTHQKTIHGINPSLISSEKTANGGYKQKANALKLYRLLPMRSQKRAYKTYSDSLHNGLLLPPSDTPPLSLPGLGCALGSGDLQSLISGAHPQSVKPDPDAFPDDFPVSVAPEHRDLSGLTPLPQADMHRVKNHESEARESEQGRGSGNFKMSSSSKTKTPKTGKETSMPSVITYGHTKPSVIVHGTAVSSSVIVHSNQVISGSDKSPISSPSPETSTSQTSHKGSPRPIKKQRDSADGHRKRSRDNSETRENGSTSRGGREAEAGRSFHKSRKSHSRSDTSNSKQPPSSGGSHVREAGPLCQITVRIGEEAIVKRSISETDLRRDKSLSPPNMEEEEDDKEGDCEEEEEEEEEEEEEQDSDHDTEDNLWRPYYSYKPKRKAQAHLQRVKSWQRKLKYKRSIRLKRRGERLKNCVNKETEKSQDEEEDGTNEEPQKADRVKGEGKKRGCPSAPLKDKSKDTEEQEACHKVASIPLHSPKPPPSTSGAPTGIKRRPWTNGNAAECGTCGRWFSSPRKRDKHELSHLLEFVCLFCRATFPSWDKLEDHQRAQHPKPTDAPSAPPKVALAEQDEGVGIKSAPEISKYGEERGGQVGLAGRNSSPSRLSRRALSRHTCPQCHKVCKTSSALTRHIRRHELSSSPEREREDNAPEPKTTEAVINDVSRDVETEKGKAPSALSVSVISYSTPDPPISGDCLASQQREGRLSELTAEHHTSESTDKPQLTGLTHPAVERQPSPQTADPPLESPVNLTPTKHEFTPAAPSALQSVLVMNGAECLDYRSPGRKSLDSQIYRIPSPVHVVAPTNTSPNVPMTSQTRITAAAAPVSMTTAPSSEGGFVKRDGVIMDRERLGGSGVFLHAGYEEAPRVQDLRVQSLSRSPSPDEAQDLTMSSMLAREREIVRQRETERERERERQREREREKEKAREREREMERAQKMSRVTHAPEDQMALLVPKEEPLSPVQSPQHLPTQTTMNGPSSHRHTPKSPRRSPSIIGLLSHANRQVHSGSQGLDRLTLPTGAAGAGDRPSAHALLLPRAPQPPEPEHQDTVSSRDSQQGGATPVGYPAQDYPLPLIVPDSYRSAKKQDDNLLMSYPGGHLPFGPLGKVMVPHGGDLSKLPFYPDPYQLLYGPQLLAYPYNLAGLPVTLNMMAPGGDKVETMPFLPALFNYAAAAGPYMSAAPHPLVANPGLYSGSSGSGKKQRDSSGKP; from the exons ATGGTGTCCAGTGAAAAGGTATGGGACCCCCTCCACGCGGGCCTTATTCAGTCACCTCTGAGTGAACAGCACCTGGCGCCTGGGCTTACTCCCCGACCACATACTGCAGCTAAGGACGCCACGTGTCACCAGAGTCAGCGGTTGACACCTTGGACTTCCCCGCCACTGTCATTAGTGGCTCTAGACGCCCTTCCGGCAGTTCCATCCTCCTCACCCTTGCACCCGCCTGTCAATTTGTACGGCCTACAAAAGATCGAAGGACTACACAAGCCTGCCTGGTCTTGTGGGGTGGCCTCTCagtctgaagaggaggaggaggaagaggaggaggaggaaggggaaacTGAGCAGTTGGAGATGAAGGGTAAAAGGCATGGAGGCAGGGGAGAAGCCATGatggaggacagactggaggacatGGTCGATGGACctaaaaatgcaaaaattacCCTAAGCTTCCCACTTAGTGCCGCCCCCCTCCCAGCCTCTCTGACATCACCAAACCACTGTCGcagctcctcctcgtcctctccctccccccaccGACGGCGTCCGTCCTCCAAGAGCTCGGATGAGGGGTCACTGTGGAAATTGGATGCCACCATGGATGTAAAGCACAGACCTTTCAAGCCCCCGAGGCACGACAGCTCTCCGTCCTcttcgccctcctcctcctcgtctcccaTGACTGTTCATGCACTTATCAGGAAGGACATCAAATCTCCCCCTCCTCTGAAATGCTCCAAACTCAATCCAGAGACTCAGTTTCAGAGGTCACCCCCAAGATCCTCAAGCGGGTCTTTGGGGGCCTGTTATGGTGTCGACGGATGGGACGAGAGGCACAGGATCGCCAACGGCACAGTGTCGCCCTCTCAGACGGCCCAGATCCTCTTCAGCCTGGGCACATCCGCCTATCAGAGGTGTGGggatgcagagaggagagaaaagataaCAGGAAGACCAGCTGGGAAACTGGGAAGCCCTCATGGACCAAGCCTTCATCCACccaccctccacctccctccccccttaccaccacctcctcctcccccatctGAGGGTCTAACCGCTCCCCCTCACTCGTCCTCCTATCCTCCGACCGACAGCCTGAAGCCTGAGCTGATCTGTGGTGTGTGCCACCGGCTCTTCAGCTCGGCCTCCTCCCTCACAGTCCACATGCGGCTGCATCGTGGCAGCCGGGCCCTGAGTTGCCGCTTCTGTGGCAAAGTCTTCATCCACAGCAAACGACTGCAATCCCACGAGGCCTCCTGCAAGATGCCAGGCCTCCCCTCCAGCAGCCTgggccctcctcctctcactgtgCAGCCAAAGGAGGAGCCGCTcgaggagggtgaggtgagagtGGAGGGGGGAATGATTGTGGGACAAGCAGACATCGGTAAGGCGCGGCCGGGAAAGAAAGCACGGAGCCTCCTGGCGCGTATCCAAGGTGATGATGCAGCAGACGCAGAGTTACTGGCGGGTGATGAGCACCATTTTGTGAAGGTGGTTGACGGCAATGTCATTTACTTCTGCTCTGTGTGCGAGCGATCCTACATGACCCTATCCAGCCTGAAGCGTCACTCTAATGTGCACTCGTGGCGCCGCAAATATCCCTGCCATTACTGCGACAAAGTCTTTGCCCTGGCCGAGTACCGCACCAAGCACGAGGTGTGGCACACGGGAGAGCGCCGCTACCAGTGCATCTTCTGCTGGGACGCCTTCGCCACCTACTACAATCTCAAAACGCACCAGAAAACCATTCACGGGATTAACCCCAGCCTCATCTCCAGTGAAAAGACAGCCAATGGCGGCTATAAGCAGAAAGCTAATGCCCTCAAGCTCTACCGCCTTCTCCCCATGCGATCTCAGAAGAGAGCGTACAAGACGTACAGTGACAGTTTGCATAATGGCCTGCTTCTACCACCAAGTGACACACCGCCCCTCTCCCTGCCCGGTCTGGGCTGTGCTCTGGGCTCTGGGGACCTACAGAGCCTAATCAGCGGAGCCCACCCCCAGAGTGTTAAGCCTGACCCAGATGCCTTCCCCGATGACTTCCCTGTTTCTGTGGCTCCAGAACACAGGGACCTCTCTGGACTAACACCCCTCCCCCAAGCGGACATGCACCGCGTTAAAAACCACGAGAGCGAGGCCCGAGAGTCAGAGCAGGGCCGAGGCAGTGGCAACTTCAAAATGTCTAGTAGCAGCAAAACCAAAACTCCCAAGACTGGTAAAGAAACGAGCATGCCTTCTGTGATAACATATGGACATACAAAACCCTCTGTCATAGTTCATGGAACAGCAGTGTCATCCTCCGTCATCGTACATAGCAACCAGGTTATTTCTGGAAGCGATAAAAGCCCAATAAGCAGCCCGTCCCCTGAAACCAGCACCAGTCAGACTTCACACAAGGGCAGCCCCAGGCCAATTAAAAAGCAAAGGGATAGTGCAGACGGCCATAGGAAGAGATCAAGAGACAATTCAGAAACCAGAGAGAATGGTTCAACTTCAAGAGGCGGACGGGAGGCAGAGGCAGGTCGATCATTTCACAAATCACGCAAGTCCCACAGCAGGAGCGACACCTCTAACTCAAAGCAGCCGCCGTCATCTGGAGGGTCACATGTCAGAGAGGCCGGGCCACTGTGCCAGATCACTGTCCGCATCGGCGAGGAGGCCATCGTGAAGCGCAGCATCTCTGAGACAGACCTCCGGAGAGACAAGAGCCTTTCTCCCCCCAA catggaggaggaggaggatgacaagGAGGGAgactgtgaggaggaggaggaggaggaggaggaggaggaggaggag CAGGACAGTGACCATGACACGGAGGATAATTTATGGCGGCCTTACTACTCCTACAAGCCTAAAAGGAAGGCCCAAGCACATCTGCAGAGGGTGAAGAGCTGGCagagaaaactgaaatacaaGCGCTCCATCCGGctgaagaggaggggggagaggctcaaaaactgtgtaaataaagaaacGGAGAAATCccaagatgaggaagaggatgggaCGAATGAGGAGCCCCAAAAAGCTGACAGAGTTAAGGGAGAGGGGAAAAAGAGGGGCTGTCCCTCTGCTCCTTTAAAGGATAAGAGCAAAGACACAGAAGAGCAGGAGGCCTGTCATAAGGTTGCTTCCATTCCTCTGCACTCTCCAAAGCCTCCTCCGTCTACCTCAGGGGCTCCCACGGGAATAAAGAGGCGGCCTTGGACTAACGGGAACGCAGCAGAGTGCGGTACATGTGGCCGCTGGTTCTCAAGCCCCAGGAAGCGAGACAAACACGAGCTGAGCCATCTGCTGGAGTTCGTGTGCCTCTTCTGCCGAGCCACTTTCCCCTCATGGGACAAGTTGGAAGACCACCAGAGAGCCCAGCATCCCAAGCCCACGGATGCCCCCTCTGCACCCCCTAAAGTGGCACTTGCTGAACAGGATGAAGGGGTCGGGATCAAATCTGCGCCAGAGATTTCAAAGTACGGTGAAGAAAGGGGGGGGCAAGTGGGTTTAGCTGGGAGAAACTCGAGTCCAAGTCGCCTCAGCAGACGAGCATTATCACGACACACCTGTCCACAGTGTCACAAGGTGTGCAAGACATCCTCGGCACTAACTCGCCATATCCGACGCCACGAGTTAAGCAGCTCCccggagagagaaagggaagatAATGCCCCGGAGCCAAAAACAACAGAGGCCGTTATTAATGACGTGAGCAGAGACGTAGAGACGGAGAAGGGAAAGGCTCCCAGTGCGCTCTCTGTTTCAGTTATCAGCTATTCAACACCAGACCCGCCCATCAGTGGTGACTGTTTGGCCTCGCAGCAGCGTGAAGGTCGCCTCAGTGAACTGACGGCTGAACATCACACGTCAGAATCCACAGACAAGCCTCAGCTAACCGGGCTCACACATCCAGCTGTAGAGAGACAGCCCAGCCCACAGACAGCAGACCCTCCACTAGAAAGTCCAGTTAATCTCACGCCCACTAAACATGAATTCACGCCGGCCGCACCCTCCGCTCTCCAGAGCGTGCTCGTCATGAACGGAGCCGAGTGTCTGGACTACCGCAGCCCCGGCCGAAAGAGCCTAGACAGCCAGATCTACAGAATACCCAGCCCTGTGCACGTCGTGGCACCCACCAACACCTCCCCGAATGTGCCCATGACGTCACAGACCAGAAtaaccgctgctgctgctcctgtttccatgacaacagctCCCAGCTCCGAGGGCGGATTCGTGAAACGGGATGGGGTCATTATGGACAGGGAGAGGCTGGGCGGGAGTGGTGTGTTCCTGCACGCAGGTTATGAGGAAGCACCTCGGGTCCAAGATCTAAGAGTTCAGTCACTGTCCAGGAGTCCCTCTCCCGATGAAGCACAAGACCTCACCATGTCCTCGATGCTAgctagagagagggagatagtgAGGcaaagagagacggagagggagagagagagagagaggcagagagaaagggagagggagaaagaaaaggcgagagagagagaacgagagatgGAGAGGGCCCAGAAAATGAGCAGAGTTACTCATGCCCCAGAGGACCAAATGGCTCTGTTGGTCCCTAAAGAGGAGCCCTTGAGTCCTGTGCAGTCCCCCCAGCACCTACCCACTCAAACCACTATGAATGGACCCTCCTCACACAGGCACACTCCCAAGTCCCCACGTCGGTCTCCCTCCATCATTGGACTGTTATCTCACGCCAACCGTCAGGTTCACTCCGGCTCACAAGGACTCGACCGGCTCACACTGCCCACTGGAGCAGCTGGTGCCGGCGACCGCCCCTCTGCCCACGCTCTGCTACTCCCC